From the Cohaesibacter sp. ES.047 genome, the window TTTAGAAACGCAAACCGTTTCAACCGCCGGATCAGAAACTCTGCTTTAGGATCATCTCGGCTCCAGCCATCAGGCAAGGCTTTTACAAAATCAATAGTTCTTTCGCCATCTTGATAATAGTTTTCATTGACAAAATCTTTTGGCACTACCCATTCATCATCCTGAATAGCCACACCTTTAAAAATCTGGTAATCAGCAATTTTGTCCCATGGCAAAGTCCAGGCTTCATCAAGATTGAACGGAGCAGAGCCATAGACAAGGGCATCCCTATGCTTCTCAAACAAGACATCATATGATGGTTTCATTGGTTCTGATCCTCATTTATTGCAATCTCAGGCGCTATATTGAGTTGGACTTCGCCAAAAATAGGTCTTGCTCCCGACTGTATTTCTTCGAGGACTCTTGCAACATTGTCATCATACTCTTGGGCAAGCATTTTATTCTGCAAAGCGTCTCGGATCATTTCTATGCCCTGTAGTTCCAGATACAAGCTGCTTCGCAGGAATGCTTCATCAGCTGAAGTGTCTTTTATCGCCAACAGCTCAGCATTGCGCTCAGCCAAAGGGTCAAGAGCCTCAATGGTAAAACGCGCATGTGGGCACAATATGCATCTTTGTGCCTGACATAGAGTGTTCTTGACATGGTTGGGGGCAATGTCAGCAGGCGGATGCAGTGGATCCTCACACCCCATGCCATAGGCGCTCCTATATTGGCGTTGCACCCTGTTTGATGCCAATAAGGCTCTGTCTTCTTCTGTCACACCATCTTTTGATGTCGCAAACCATAATATGGCAGGATCGACAGGTCGCCCACTGGATGTTTCTTCAAATATTGCTTGTGCCAAAGCCCCAAACTGTTTGAATCGTTCACCAATCTGGCCTTTTTGACGCAAATAATGCCTTGTGCTGCTGATATGCCGATGATTGAGGATGCCTTGGACAGCAAAGATATTACCCCCACTCTCATCATAGACAAAAGCTGCATAACCATCACGGATATCACCCGGCTGCAATGCTTCTACGGATTCTACAAGTGCACCTTTACCCTGCTTTTTAGCATTATCAATGGCTACTGATTTCAAATTGGTATTAAATGATTTAGCAATTGAACTTGATACACCCAAGAATCCAACAGCCTTATGACCAGTGCCTTTATTGCCCCAAAAAATCCAGGGTGATTGCAATTTTTGCTCAATCATTGCAATCTCAATGCGGACTTCGCATGTCTGGGGTTGTTTCAGCAGCTCTGCACGCGCTTCCCGGAGGAGATCTCGCAAATAACGGGTGCGTTCAATTTGTGCCTTGATCACCGCAAATGGCTGATATCGGGATGCTTTGAGACAGTGAGCCGCTTGCAGGCGTCTGGTTTTTGGTCTAACAGACCTAATTTCAATGGTTTCAGGCTGATCTTGTTCTTGATCTTCTTGTTCAGGGGCAAAAATTATCACTTGGCCATTTTTGTTTTGACCATCAAATGATTGGTTGATTTTAGGTTTGGCTAGTTGGTCAGTGCATTCAGTGTACCAGTCGTCACATTCTTCAAAATTTTCATTAACAACGGTAATGGCTCTCGCTGTATCCATCCAACCTGTATGATATGACACCAATGCATAAGCAGCCATGGTATCGGCCTCAGATGGTGCTATCATCCGATAAATATTATAAAGTGTTGCAGTGGGCCAGCCTCCACTTGCCCGCTGTGCAATTTGAGCGCGCGTGTTGTTGAGCCGGCCAGCATCACCTCTGGCAATATCCTTTCTGTTGATAATTTTTTTCCGGATGCGGTCATGTAACAGCACCAATATGTTGCACCAACGATACCAAACCATATTTCGCTTGCCGCCACGGCGTCCATCAGTACGACCAGATCTGCCTGTTTGGCCTAGAATGCGCGGGTCTGTGCCTCTCTCCAGACCCTTTAAGCCACGGTCATGATATCGCAGGCTTTCATCATGGATGTTTTGAGCCGTATTATAAACTGCTTTTAAAGCCTGCAGATCAACATCTTGATGCATTTTGGGTGCTGAGTCTCTGTCTCCTTCGGTATTAATCGTCGGCCATTGCACACCATTCTGTCCTGTTTGAAGAGCATTTACTGCCTCTCCAACACATGTTGCAATATAATTTAAACAGATATTTTTGGTTTTGAGAATTTTCCCCGACCCAGTGAGTAAAAAATACTTAAATTCATTGGCATCAGCAGACCAAATATCATGACAACTTTCTAGATTTCGCCCATTTTCTCTTGCAATTTTATCAAGGTACTTAAAAAATTTGGTGATATTCAGTAATTTTGTTGCAATGGTGCTGTGAGCGTTGCCTTGCATTTCTCTCCGTATGACCGGGGCAAGTTCATGTATCAATTTTGGACGCCCCGTGAAGCCTTTCTTTTCATCTCCATCACGATAAATCGTGAGATCTACTATTTTGAGTTTTATGCCGTCCTTTTGTTCCCAGACAAGCGGATCCACCGGCAGTTCAACAACAGGAGCGGCAGGGCCTAATGCCTCGATTGTCTCTTTTGACTGTTTGTTTCGTTGGGCTTTGTTAAACCTGCTCACTCATCATCTCCATCCAGGTATGCAGTCCATTTGCGCGCATATTCATTCTTGCCGACCTGACCTTGCAGCCAACGGAGATAGATTTCAGTCGTCTCCGCCGAACAATGACCCATTGTCGGGCGGATGTGCATGTCTATGAGTGTGCTGGCCAAGTTCTGGACCTTGGCAAAAGACGGCTTGTAATTATCATCCAAACCTTCTTCTATCTTTATTAGGTCCAATTCTTTTTGCAGAATATGCAGTACCTCATAGCAGGCCCAGGCATGACGGCCTAGATGAGGAGACCAGCCTTTAAATGGCATGTTTTTATCAGCTTCAGCCCAGCCACGCTGCGACCAAAAATCAATCAGCGTCCGGCCAGCGTAATAGTCTCCGCTACTAGGAGACAGAAATAGCTGCTTCGGTAATGGCTTGCCTGGATTCTGCTTTCTGAATTCTTCTAACGCAGCTTTTCTAGCACCGCGTTTGTAATAATGCAGAAAAAAAAGGAAATCCCGTTTGAATTTAACTCGGCGTGGCTTCCCCTTATATTCAGGATCTCCAACTTTCCGATCACCTTTTGTTCCATGCATGATTGTGACCATGACATTGTCTTGGTCAACCGGTAGCTTGTTAGGGTCTGGAATTTGTTCCGCCCGTAAAAGCCGCACTTCTGCAGACCGCAGCCCAACATCCAATATAGTCCGGCACATCAGATATCTGGTAATCCCATGATTGCCTTTGCCATGCTCTTTGATCCTTTCGAGCCAAGCCTGGATTTCAATCCCTGTTGGCAATCTTAAATCTTCAGGATTTTGACGCACATGGCCGAGACGCTGCGAAAAATTTGCAGTCCTCCGTCCTGTTTTGCCCATCATTTTGTTCTGAATAGATGCTGGTATGAGCTTCTGGACCACTTCGAATTCATCGCGCAAACCATGATGTGCTGCATAATCCAAATAGTTACCTACCGTACCCATGCGCCTGTTTATGGTCGCAGCAGAAAGAGCAGCACCTGCTGCAGTATATGACCCCGTTTCCATGGCTGTTTGGTATGTTTCGAGAAGCTGGTCATAACTGACAGTCCGCCAATCCAGACTATATTGCTCACAAAAAGTGAAAAAATTCTCGAGATCCCGCCCATATGCATTCATGGTATTCTCGGATAGCTTTTTTGATGATGCATATTCACTGCGAGCGCCAACATATGACCACCGCCCCGTAGCGCGTGCAATCAGGTAATCCAATGGCTCTATGAGCAACTTCCATTCTGAGGAATAAAGTACAGGTATATGTGCCAGCTCCGGGCAGCCAAGCTCTTCGCATTTTGTTTTATCAGGCCGCACCATAAAAGCCATATACGCAAAACCCTTTGCGACATTATTTTGGGTGCGCGTATAATGTTAGAAAGGGTTACACATGTCAATACAATGTATCTAATATTAGGAGGTGCGCCTGTAACCGCGATAGTCCGAGTCGATGGTGCCGGGTGTGTTGAGCAAGGTGACACCATGTTTGAGGGCAAGGCCGGATCTGGGCCGGATCTGGGCCTCGAAGCCCCGTTCAAGAGCCATGCAGAAGCCCGTGGGCAAAAGAGCCCGTCCGCCTCTTGCCGCCAAAGTCACCGGCTCATTGGCAGGATTGGCCGCTTCGATATCGAGCCCTGCTGCCTCATCGCTCTTGTAGGCGGGCAGGTTGAGCCCCTTGAAATGATCGAGAGGGAGAATGGAGAGACGCGGTTTTGCCATGAGCAATCCTCTTGAGCTTTCCTGATTGCAAGCCGGGCCAAGTTGTCCGGCTGCTCTAGACTTCCAAAATCCGTCAAGCACTCTCATCCAGCGCAAGGGCGATGCGGGCGACAAGGCCCTTGGCGACGTCTGCCTTGGGCAGGTCCTGCCAGGTTTCGATGCCGTCGGCCCTTATGATGCTGATCCGATTGTGATCGCCGCCCATGATACCCGTTTCAGGTGACACATCGTTGGCAATGAT encodes:
- a CDS encoding site-specific integrase yields the protein MAFMVRPDKTKCEELGCPELAHIPVLYSSEWKLLIEPLDYLIARATGRWSYVGARSEYASSKKLSENTMNAYGRDLENFFTFCEQYSLDWRTVSYDQLLETYQTAMETGSYTAAGAALSAATINRRMGTVGNYLDYAAHHGLRDEFEVVQKLIPASIQNKMMGKTGRRTANFSQRLGHVRQNPEDLRLPTGIEIQAWLERIKEHGKGNHGITRYLMCRTILDVGLRSAEVRLLRAEQIPDPNKLPVDQDNVMVTIMHGTKGDRKVGDPEYKGKPRRVKFKRDFLFFLHYYKRGARKAALEEFRKQNPGKPLPKQLFLSPSSGDYYAGRTLIDFWSQRGWAEADKNMPFKGWSPHLGRHAWACYEVLHILQKELDLIKIEEGLDDNYKPSFAKVQNLASTLIDMHIRPTMGHCSAETTEIYLRWLQGQVGKNEYARKWTAYLDGDDE